A single genomic interval of Amycolatopsis albispora harbors:
- a CDS encoding SDR family NAD(P)-dependent oxidoreductase, whose protein sequence is MEHERYGQRRLGRSRFAERRRALRRSRRRTGTEGQREKMTTEDKLRDYLKRATAELRQARERVAELSGRATEPIAIVAMGCRYPGDVRSPAELWELVASGTDAISGFPADRGWDVEHLYDPDPERVGTSYTRQGGFLEDADHFDADFFGISPREALAIDPQQRLLLETAWETLEHAGIDPLSLRGSQTGVFAGVMYDDYASRLHRAPAGFEGYLGNGSAPSIASGRVSYTFGFEGPAVTIDTACSSSLVAIHLAAQALRQSECTLALAGGVTVMATPSTFVEFSRQRGLSPDGRCKSFSAAADGTGFAEGAGLVLLERLSDAQRHGHPVLAVLRGSAVNQDGASSQLSAPNGPSQERVIRRALANAGLEPSEVDAVEAHSTGTTLGDPIEAQALLATYGERRESPLWLGSIKSNIGHTQAAAGVAGVIKMVLALQHGTLPKTLHAEQPSPHIDWAAGSVSLLNEPVPWPEGDTPRRAGISSFGISGTNAHVILEQAPKSEPEPEPPADPRPVPWLLSARSERALHAQAQQLRRHVVSSTSDPATIGYSLATTRSTFAHRAVVVADHREDFLHGLDRLSRGESATGVITTPHGAQNPAAGAREPVFVFPGQSSQWARMAVPLLGTSEVFREQIQLCTDALAPHVDWSLRDVLEGAPGSPPLERVDVVQPALFAVMVSLARLWQSIGAKASAVIGHSQGEIAAAHIAGALTLEDAALIVARRSQAVSALSGRGGMASVPLPASQIREHPALLDGRLGIAAINGPESTVVSGAKQAIDELLAGYEADGVRARRIAVDYASHSPHVDTLREALLEMLADVKPRPADIPFYSTITGEPIDTTELDAAYWYRNLRETVQLDSAVRALRRDGHRSFVETSPHPVLTIGIQQTLDETREDGVSTVSGTLRRDNGDWKQFLTAAAQAHVNGVDLDWATVFAPGTAKRVDLPTYPFQRKRYWLDAPAGATDPGSAVDAADHPLLSGALELADGDSTVFTGRLSPHAQPWLADHTVLGTALLPGSAFVDMALFAAERTGCGQVEELLIQAPLVLPERGTLRVQVSAGPLEHDRRSLTVHSRPEDAEPDDPWTLHVTGSLSAEAAEVTGDLTGSWPPAGAVPVEMSGFYDRLQDEGYGYGPTFRGLRGVWKLGEEIYAHVVLPEEQHADGERCALHPALLDAALHPLARESLGGDGISLPFSWNGLSLRTTGTTALRVRLSPLGADSYRVTLADSVGTPVASIDTLTARRINPARLGSGNHRSMLFHVEWSPLRETVADTSAEVVHANGLDITTALRVVQDAITEDRRLAFVTSGAVSTEPGEDVTDLAGAAVWGLVRSAQTEHPDRFTLVDTDAPDAVPAVGEPQVAIRNGKALVPRLARTAADLAHTEFDPAGTVLITGGTGVLGGHLARHLVRNHGVRHLLLTSRRGLDATGATGLAADLADLGADVTIAACDAADRGALESLLATVTRPLAAVVHAAGVLDDATITALTPEQLANVWRPKVDAAWNLHELAGDVGVFVLFSSIASTIGTPGQANYAAANASLDALAEHRRARGKPAISLAWGYWAETTGMTGHLDHADHTRMARAGIVPLATDLAFTLFDAALTTGRAVVVPAKMDTAALRNQATAGTLPRLFQNLVKAPAKRAGGGLADLAQRLADLPEAEQQALLIDVVRGHVATVLGHTDPDTIPTEKAFKELGFDSLTAVELRNRLTAATGLRLPATLVFDHPTLAGLAGYMRAELAPPTEEPDPASAVLDRLSGLEEALIGLSDERVTDRLRELLAVAGGTDPGLGSASADELFDFIDGKLGRKVETA, encoded by the coding sequence GTGGAACACGAACGGTACGGGCAACGGCGCCTCGGCCGATCTCGATTCGCTGAGCGACGAAGAGCTCTTCGACGCTCTCGACGAAGAACTGGGACAGAGGGGCAACGGGAGAAGATGACGACCGAAGACAAGCTGCGGGACTACCTCAAGCGCGCGACGGCCGAACTCCGCCAGGCCCGCGAACGCGTGGCCGAGCTCTCCGGCCGCGCCACCGAACCGATCGCCATCGTGGCGATGGGTTGCCGCTACCCCGGCGACGTGCGCTCCCCGGCCGAGCTGTGGGAACTGGTCGCCTCCGGTACGGACGCCATCTCCGGCTTCCCCGCCGACCGCGGCTGGGACGTCGAGCACCTGTACGACCCCGATCCCGAGCGCGTCGGCACCAGCTACACCCGCCAGGGCGGTTTCCTGGAGGACGCCGACCACTTCGACGCCGACTTCTTCGGCATCAGCCCGCGTGAGGCGCTCGCCATCGATCCGCAGCAGCGGCTCCTGCTGGAAACCGCGTGGGAAACCCTGGAGCACGCCGGGATCGACCCGCTTTCCCTGCGCGGCAGCCAGACCGGCGTGTTCGCGGGCGTGATGTACGACGACTACGCGTCACGACTGCACCGCGCGCCCGCCGGATTCGAGGGTTATCTCGGCAACGGCAGCGCACCGAGCATCGCCTCCGGCCGCGTGTCCTACACCTTCGGCTTCGAGGGCCCGGCGGTCACCATCGACACCGCGTGCTCGTCCTCCCTGGTCGCGATTCACCTGGCCGCGCAGGCGCTGCGGCAGTCGGAATGCACGCTCGCGCTGGCCGGTGGGGTCACGGTGATGGCCACGCCGAGCACGTTCGTCGAGTTCAGCCGCCAGCGCGGGCTGTCACCGGACGGCCGCTGCAAGTCGTTCTCCGCCGCGGCCGACGGCACCGGGTTCGCCGAGGGCGCCGGGCTGGTCCTGCTGGAACGGCTGTCGGACGCCCAGCGCCACGGGCATCCGGTGCTGGCGGTGCTCCGGGGCAGCGCGGTCAACCAGGACGGCGCCAGCAGCCAGCTGTCCGCGCCCAACGGGCCGTCGCAGGAGCGGGTCATCCGGCGGGCACTCGCGAACGCGGGACTGGAACCATCCGAAGTGGACGCCGTGGAAGCGCACAGCACCGGCACCACGCTCGGCGACCCGATCGAGGCGCAGGCACTGCTGGCCACCTACGGCGAGAGACGGGAAAGCCCGCTGTGGCTGGGCTCGATCAAGTCCAACATCGGGCACACCCAGGCCGCCGCCGGGGTAGCCGGGGTGATCAAGATGGTGCTCGCCCTGCAACACGGCACCCTGCCGAAGACACTGCACGCCGAGCAGCCGAGCCCGCACATCGACTGGGCAGCCGGCTCAGTCTCGCTGCTGAACGAGCCGGTCCCGTGGCCGGAGGGCGACACGCCGCGCCGGGCCGGGATCTCGTCGTTCGGCATCAGCGGCACCAACGCCCACGTGATCCTGGAGCAGGCCCCGAAGTCCGAGCCAGAGCCGGAACCACCCGCCGACCCGCGTCCCGTGCCGTGGTTGCTGTCGGCACGCAGTGAACGCGCGTTGCACGCGCAGGCCCAACAGCTGCGCCGCCACGTGGTGTCGTCCACTTCGGACCCGGCGACCATCGGCTACTCGCTCGCCACCACCCGGTCCACCTTCGCGCACCGCGCGGTGGTGGTCGCCGACCACCGCGAGGACTTCCTGCACGGGCTCGACCGGTTGTCCCGCGGTGAGTCGGCGACCGGAGTGATCACCACCCCGCACGGCGCGCAGAACCCGGCCGCGGGTGCACGCGAGCCGGTTTTTGTGTTCCCCGGCCAGAGTTCGCAGTGGGCACGCATGGCGGTTCCGCTGCTCGGCACGTCGGAGGTGTTCCGCGAGCAGATCCAGCTCTGCACCGACGCGCTCGCGCCGCATGTGGACTGGTCGCTGCGCGACGTGCTGGAGGGGGCGCCGGGTTCGCCGCCGCTGGAACGGGTCGACGTGGTGCAGCCCGCGTTGTTCGCGGTGATGGTGTCGCTGGCCCGCCTGTGGCAGTCGATCGGCGCGAAGGCGAGCGCGGTGATCGGGCACTCACAAGGGGAAATCGCCGCCGCGCACATCGCCGGGGCCCTCACCCTGGAGGACGCCGCGCTCATCGTGGCCAGGCGCAGCCAGGCCGTCTCGGCGCTGAGCGGCCGGGGTGGCATGGCCTCGGTGCCGTTGCCCGCGTCCCAGATCCGCGAGCACCCGGCACTGCTCGACGGACGCCTCGGCATCGCCGCGATCAACGGGCCGGAGTCCACTGTGGTCTCCGGCGCGAAGCAGGCCATCGACGAACTGCTGGCCGGGTACGAGGCCGACGGCGTCCGCGCGCGCCGGATCGCGGTCGACTACGCCTCCCACTCGCCGCATGTCGACACGCTCCGCGAAGCGCTGCTGGAGATGCTCGCCGACGTCAAACCGCGGCCCGCGGACATCCCGTTCTACTCGACCATCACCGGCGAGCCGATCGACACCACCGAACTGGACGCCGCCTACTGGTACCGGAACCTGCGGGAGACCGTGCAGCTGGACAGCGCCGTGCGGGCCCTGCGCCGCGACGGGCACCGGTCCTTTGTGGAGACCAGCCCGCACCCGGTGCTCACCATCGGCATCCAGCAGACGCTCGACGAAACCCGGGAGGACGGCGTCAGCACGGTCTCCGGCACCCTGCGCCGGGACAATGGTGACTGGAAGCAGTTCCTCACTGCCGCCGCTCAAGCCCACGTCAACGGCGTGGACCTCGACTGGGCCACGGTTTTTGCGCCCGGCACGGCCAAGCGCGTGGACCTGCCGACGTACCCGTTCCAGCGCAAGCGGTACTGGCTCGACGCCCCGGCGGGCGCCACCGATCCGGGCTCAGCGGTCGACGCCGCCGACCACCCCCTGCTCAGCGGTGCCCTCGAACTCGCCGACGGCGACAGCACGGTGTTCACCGGCAGGCTCTCGCCGCACGCGCAACCCTGGCTCGCCGACCACACCGTGCTCGGCACCGCCCTGCTGCCGGGAAGTGCCTTTGTCGACATGGCGTTGTTCGCCGCCGAGCGGACCGGCTGCGGCCAGGTCGAGGAACTGCTGATCCAGGCACCGCTCGTGCTGCCGGAGCGGGGCACGCTGCGGGTGCAGGTCTCGGCCGGTCCGCTGGAGCACGACCGCCGGTCGCTGACCGTCCACTCGCGACCGGAGGACGCCGAGCCCGACGATCCGTGGACCCTGCACGTCACCGGTTCCCTGAGCGCCGAGGCCGCCGAGGTGACCGGTGACCTGACGGGTTCGTGGCCACCGGCGGGCGCGGTGCCGGTCGAGATGAGCGGGTTCTACGACCGGTTGCAGGACGAGGGCTACGGCTACGGCCCCACCTTCCGCGGCCTGCGGGGCGTGTGGAAGCTCGGCGAGGAGATCTACGCGCACGTGGTCCTGCCCGAGGAACAGCACGCGGACGGCGAACGCTGCGCCCTGCATCCCGCGCTGCTCGACGCCGCGCTGCATCCGCTCGCCCGCGAGTCGCTCGGTGGTGACGGCATCAGCCTGCCGTTCTCGTGGAACGGACTGAGCCTGCGCACCACGGGCACCACCGCGCTCCGCGTGCGCCTGAGCCCGCTGGGCGCGGACAGCTACCGCGTGACGCTGGCCGACAGCGTCGGCACCCCGGTCGCCTCGATCGACACGCTCACCGCCCGCCGGATCAACCCGGCGCGGCTCGGGTCCGGCAACCACCGCTCGATGCTGTTCCACGTCGAATGGTCGCCCCTGCGGGAAACCGTGGCCGACACCTCGGCCGAGGTGGTGCACGCCAACGGCCTCGACATCACCACCGCGTTGCGCGTGGTCCAGGACGCGATCACCGAGGACCGGCGGCTGGCTTTTGTGACCAGCGGTGCCGTGTCCACCGAGCCCGGCGAGGACGTCACCGACCTGGCCGGAGCCGCGGTCTGGGGCCTGGTGCGGTCCGCGCAGACCGAGCACCCGGACCGGTTCACCCTGGTGGACACCGATGCCCCGGACGCCGTTCCGGCCGTGGGCGAGCCGCAGGTCGCCATCCGCAACGGCAAGGCGCTGGTACCCCGGCTCGCGCGCACGGCCGCCGACCTGGCACACACTGAGTTCGATCCGGCGGGCACCGTGCTGATCACCGGCGGCACCGGTGTGCTCGGCGGGCACCTCGCCCGGCACCTGGTGCGCAACCACGGCGTGCGCCACCTGCTGCTCACCTCCCGTCGTGGCCTCGACGCCACCGGCGCCACCGGGCTGGCCGCCGACCTGGCCGATCTCGGCGCCGACGTGACCATCGCGGCCTGTGACGCGGCCGACCGCGGCGCACTGGAATCGTTGCTGGCCACCGTGACCCGGCCGCTGGCCGCGGTGGTGCACGCGGCGGGCGTGCTCGATGACGCCACGATCACCGCGCTCACGCCGGAGCAGCTGGCGAACGTCTGGCGCCCCAAGGTCGACGCCGCGTGGAACCTGCACGAGCTGGCCGGTGACGTCGGCGTGTTCGTGCTGTTCTCCTCGATCGCCTCGACCATCGGCACGCCGGGCCAAGCCAACTACGCCGCGGCGAACGCCTCTCTCGACGCGCTCGCCGAACACCGCCGGGCGCGGGGCAAGCCCGCGATCAGCCTCGCCTGGGGGTACTGGGCCGAGACCACCGGCATGACCGGGCACCTCGACCACGCCGACCACACCCGGATGGCCCGAGCGGGCATCGTCCCGCTCGCCACCGACCTCGCCTTCACCCTGTTCGACGCGGCGCTCACCACCGGCCGCGCGGTGGTGGTCCCAGCCAAAATGGACACCGCCGCGCTGCGGAACCAGGCCACCGCCGGTACCTTGCCGCGGTTGTTCCAGAACCTGGTGAAGGCACCGGCCAAACGGGCGGGCGGTGGACTGGCCGACCTGGCGCAGCGCCTGGCCGACCTGCCCGAGGCCGAGCAGCAGGCCCTGCTCATCGACGTGGTGCGCGGGCACGTGGCCACCGTGCTCGGGCACACCGATCCGGACACCATCCCGACCGAGAAGGCGTTCAAGGAACTCGGTTTCGACTCGCTGACCGCGGTCGAACTCCGCAACCGGCTCACCGCCGCGACCGGCCTGCGCCTGCCCGCGACCCTCGTGTTCGACCACCCCACGCTCGCCGGGCTGGCCGGATACATGCGGGCCGAACTCGCGCCGCCCACCGAGGAACCCGATCCCGCCTCCGCCGTGCTCGACCGGCTTTCCGGCCTGGAGGAAGCGCTGATCGGCCTGTCCGACGAGCGGGTCACCGATCGGCTGCGCGAACTGCTGGCGGTCGCCGGCGGCACCGACCCCGGTCTCGGCTCGGCCAGCGCGGACGAACTGTTCGACTTCATCGACGGCAAGCTCGGCAGGAAGGTGGAAACCGCATGA